The Chrysemys picta bellii isolate R12L10 chromosome 5, ASM1138683v2, whole genome shotgun sequence DNA segment tcaggcaatgataccagattacttgctgcaagcatggcgtggtcaagtgtcctaccatggaggagggaataaagatgcactgcccagaaaccttgtggcaaggctttcggagtacctccaggagagcttcatggagatgtccctggaggatttccgctccatccccatacacgttaacagacctttccagtagctacagacttttccagtagctgaactgaccgcgaatgcaaagtcaggcaaagtaatcattaaaaaccgtttgcttttaaaacaagttttatattttaaaaggtaaactcacctgaggtcccttccatggggtcagagtcttgggtactggcttgggaggcttgggagggtacttcagtcagggtgataaaaagatcctggctgttggggagaacggagtgctgtgtgctctctgcaagctcatcctcatcctcatcctcctcctctcccccatcggcagaatcctcaggcgtcgctgatgagactatccccgacccagaatccacgaacacaggtggggtagtggtggcagcccccctagAATtacatgcagctcggcgtagaagcggcatgtccacggctctgacccggagcgaccgtttgcctcctttgttttttgataggcttgtctgagctccttgactttcacgcggcactgctcagagtccctattgtggcctctctccatcatgcccttggagattttttcaaaaaattttgcatttcgtcttttagaacgaagttctgcaagcactgaatcctctccccatacagcgatcagatccagtacctccctcacggtccatgctggtgctctttttcgattatcagcctgcatggttacctgtgctgatgagctatctgtggtcacctgtgctctccacgctgggcaaacaggaaatggaattcaaatgttcgcggggcttttcctgtctacctggccagtgcatccgagtttagattgctgtccagagcggtcacaatgatgcactgtgggatagctcccggaggccaataccatcgaattgcggccacactaaccctaattcgaattgctaaaatcgattttggcactactccgctcgtcggggtggagtacagaaatcgatttaaagggccctttacatcgaaataaatagcgtcgttctgtggacggttgcagggttaattcgaattaaagctgataaatccgaattaaagtcgtagtgtagaccaggcctaaaatacACCAACATTGGAGGAGCTATTGCCCTGCTATCCCAATGCATTACAACTACTGTGATCTAATTTGATCACTTTCACGATTTATCAGCTCTCTTTTTTGTAAGGTTTCGTTAtataactttaggcacctaaaaacaaaacagaaccacCAAGTCTCATTCCTTTCAGGAGGAGAGGACTGTCCCCTTTGGGGGACGGGGGAAGTCATTTCAAAGTGATTAGCCTCTGTGCCTCTGAGGAGGAAGGATATTGCAGTGAGTGTTTTTATCTAAAAGGAGGGAGTCACGACCTGAACTCTGCACATAAGGGTAGTGTAGCAGCAGGCaagaagacaaaatggagagaaaggtgaaggggaggggggaagtttaGCTAGGGTTCATTGGCAGAAGTGATGTAAGGGAGAGTGGTGAGAATTGTGAGAAGAAATGCAGGCATAGGTAGAATGATAATTTATGTCAGGGTTTTGTTACATAACAATATAAAATGTAAGGCCCAAAGATCTTCCCTCAGATATGTGCATTCAGCTTCTATTGATATTAACTTGTGTTATAGGCTTGTAACTCAGAGGAAAAAAGCAAAGGCTTGAACTGAGGGGGAATCAGGCTAACACAGTTCTCCTTGTTAAAACAAATGGATTTATCACAGTGCATGTTTCTGGTACTTTGAGACTAACTGTaccaaaatgtaaaaataaataaatagccatGTTAACAAGCTGTTTTTCATAGCGGTCATTACGTTTTAATGTTTATGCTGGCACGATGTTACATGACAGGACTGTGTAGGTCATGATATGCCACTAAAATATAATGTGTATCGATGCCCTCCTCCAACAGGGCCAAATGTATACTTGACAATATTTTCAATTATTATATTGTTATAGATATATCTATAGATTTGTTTGTGGTAGCACCTCTAAGCCCCAGTTAATTATTAAATTCCTTGtagaaaattgaatttaaagtGAGAAGGAGAAACGTGTGGAAGCCTTGTGGAGCAGGGGACACAATGGAGTTATGACAAAGTAAGAACTGGGAAATAGCTTCTGTCAGACTGATTAATTCTCATAGTTTTTTATTGAGGCAGTGATGACACCCTCATACAGTATCAGCTGTATACCACTGGAAAATTACACAATAGTAGCTAAATGCGTCATCTTTCTGTATCAAAGAAAATTGGTAGATTGCAATTTCTTGCTTTTTATTTCTGATCCTTCAGTGAAATAACTGTGACTACctatgtgcataaagttaagtatGTTGAGTACGTGCAGGAGTATTTGCAGTATAATACATGAGTATTTGCAAGGCCAGGAGCCCTAGTTACTTTTTTCAATCTCTGCATTGAGTAAAtcaggaagttaaaaaaaaattcagtattgTTCATACTAATTTCCAGTAAGTTACTGTTCACTTTGGGTACCAACAATGTTGTGAAACAAGTTCTGCATCATCTTTtgactagggcctggtctacactacgactttaatttggatttagcagcattaaattgaattaaccctgcacccgtccacacaacgaagccatttaattagaaataaagggctctttaaatcgatttctgtactccaccccgacgagcggagtagcaccaaaatcgattttatcatttcgaattagggttagtgtggccgcaattcgatggtattggcctccgggagctatcccacagtgcaccattgtgaccgctctggacagcaatctgaacttggatgcactggccaggtagacaggaaaagccccgcgaacatttgaatttcatttcctgtttgcccagcgtggagagcacaggtgaccacagatagctcatcagcacaggtaaccatgcacgctgataatcgaaaaagagcaccagcatggaccgtaggggaggtactggatctgattgctatatggggagaggattcagtgctagcagaacttcgttcaaaaagacgaaatgcaaaaacttttgaaaaaaatctccaagggcatgatggagagaggccacaatagggactcagatcagtgccgcgtgaaagtcaaggagctcagactagcctatcaaaaaacaaaggaggcaaacggtcgctctgggtcagagccatggacatgccgcttctacgacaagctgcatgcagttctagggggggccgccaccactaccccacctctgaccgtggattccgagggggGGGGGatcatctcatcagctacacctgaggattctgcggacggggaagaggaggaggatgagcttgcagagagcacccagcactccgttctccccaacagccaggatctttttctcagcctgactgaagtaccctcccaacccagtatccaagaccacgaccccatggaagggacctcaggtgagtttaccttttaaaatataaaacttgttttaaaagcaagggtttttaatgattactttgccctgaggacttgggatgcattcgcagccagtacagctactggaaaagtctgttaacgtgtatggggatggagcggaaatcctccagggacatctccatgaagctctcctggaggtactccaaaagccttgccacaaggtttctgggcagtgcagccttattccgtcctccatggtaggacacttgaccgcgccatgcttgcagcaagtaatctggtatcattgcctgacaaagcctggcagtgtatggtcccggtgtttgctggcattcaagcaacatccgttctttatcttgctgtgtaatcctcaggagagtgatatcgctcatggtaacctggttgaaatacgggaatttaattaaggggacagaggtggcagttcctactgggctgtttgcctgtggctgaaaagaaatccttccctgcagttagccaagcgcagggggggcgggggaattggcccagagcttttcgcgtttggctagcagggatcttccctgatactagtcacgcggtggggggagggataaagcgatcatccagagaattggatggggggggtggttagtttgttttctgctgctgctgaatgttaacaggaacaccgcagcactcaacgggctttgcttggtatgtgggaaaggagggcgcagaagctgaaagacaatggcttaccatggccgcatgcaagccgaattctgttgcccggacctgtgatctctagcagcaaagccacaggcactcaatattaagaggcaaaatgcgaccttgcacagaaatcacatgtgctatgtaatgtgaatagtgttggtcaccgtgaaagagtataagcattgttctgcaaaatgtatcttttaaaaaaattctctccttttttccctccctccagcagctgcaaattcttcaagcctccctcctgaaggctatcacagataaggcgtcggaaaaagacgacgcgagacgagatgttcgcagaaatcatggaatccacccgccgtgacagagctcatctgaatgagtgcaaggacacggtttcaaagtataggaaagaagacagtgaacgtgaggacaggaaggaccaacgtgaggacaggagggaccaatgtgaggacaggagggacgctcgagatgagaggtggcggcaggaagatcagaggaggcaggatgcaacactggggctgctgcgtgagcaaacagacatgctccggtgtctagtggagcttcaggaacggcagcaggataatagagtgccgctacagcccttgtataacccccttcccctctccccatgttccatatcctcctcacccagacgtgtaagaacgcggggtgggggtgggggaggaggctgcgtacaccttcccattccaccccagtggacagcccaagcaaaaggctgtcatttttttaacctttttttagtggccttttccttcccgccgatcctcctcccaaaccccacccgggttccctccctctttttataatgtattaataaagaataaatgatttttaaatgatagtgactttatttggtttgaaagcaagctgggggaagagggagggtgggttccttacatagaatgagtcaataaagggggcgggttttcatgaaggagaaacaaacagatatttcacactgtagcctggccagtcatgaaactggttttcaaagcttctctgatgcacagcgcttcgtggtgtgctcttctaatcgccctggtgtctggctgtgcgtaatcagcagccaggcgatttgcctcagccttcgaccccgccataaaggtctcgcccttactttcacagagattgtggagcacacagcaagtagaaataacaatggggagattggtttggctgaggtctgaacgagtcagtaacgatcgccagcgaccttttaaacgtccaaatgcacattctaccaccattctgcacttgctcagcctgtagttgaacagctcctgactcctgtccaggctgcctgtgtatggcttcatgagccatggcattaaggggtaggctgggtccccaagaataactattggcatttcaacatccccaacggttattttctggtccggaaagtaagtcccttgctgcagccctttaaatagagtagtgttcctgaagacgcgagtgtcatgaacccttcccggccagcccacgtttttgttggtgaaatgtcccttgtgatccacaagtgcttgcagcaccattgaaaagtaccccttgcggtttatgtactgggtactctggtgctccggtgccaagatagggatatgggttccatctattgccccaccacagttagggaatcccattgcagcaaagccatccactatgacctgcacatttcccagagtcactacctttcgtagcagcacctgagtgattgctttggctacttgcatcacagcagcccccacagtagatttgcccactccaaattgattcccgactgaccggtagctgtctggcgttgcaagcttccacagggctatcgccactcgcttctcaactgtgagggctgctctcatcttggtattctggcgcttcagggcaggggacagcaagtcacaaagttccatgaaagtgcccttacgcatgcgaaagttccacagccactgggaatcgtcccacacctgcaacactatgcggtcccaccagtctgtgcttgt contains these protein-coding regions:
- the LOC135984132 gene encoding uncharacterized protein LOC135984132; its protein translation is MEPAQLKTAVMNIVNNSRILVEFMLSQDQKNEARRQRRWQRSDKRDEDIDMDTDTEFCRTAGPGALEIMLLMGQVLSMERRFWARETSTDWWDRIVLQVWDDSQWLWNFRMRKGTFMELCDLLSPALKRQNTKMRAALTVEKRVAIALWKLATPDSYRSVGNQFGVGKSTVGAAVMQVAKAITQVLLRKVVTLGNVQVIVDGFAAMGFPNCGGAIDGTHIPILAPEHQSTQYINRKGYFSMVLQALVDHKGHFTNKNVGWPGRVHDTRVFRNTTLFKGLQQGTYFPDQKITVGDVEMPIVILGDPAYPLMPWLMKPYTGSLDRSQELFNYRLSKCRMVVECAFGRLKGRWRSLLTRSDLSQTNLPIVISTCCVLHNLCESKGETFMAGSKAEANRLAADYAQPDTRAIRRAHHEALCIREALKTSFMTGQATV